CGTCGGGCCGATGGTTGGCGCAAGCGTAGCGACAAGGCCGATGATCGGCGAGACGATGCTGCGCTTGGATGGGGGGAAGATGGTGAAGGCGGCAGCGAAGACGGACGGGATCATGCCGCCGCCGATAAAGCCCTGCAGTGCGCGGTAGATGATCATCTGGTCGATGTTCGTCGCCGTCGCCGCCAGCGCGCTGGCAATGGTGAAGCCGGCAGCCGATACCGAAAACAGGACGCGCGTCGAGACGATGCGCGCCAGCGTGCCCGAGAGCGGGATCATGATGACTTCGGCGATCAGATAGGAGGTCTGTACCCAGCCGATCTCATCCGATCCCGCGCTCAGGCCCGCCTGGATTTCGGCAAGCGACGCCGAAACGATCTGGATGTCGAGGATCGACATGAACATGCCGAACACCATGGCGAAGAAGGCGATAAGCCGCTTCGGGTCCATGCGCTCTGCGGCGGGCGCGGCTGTCGGCATCGCGCCGGCGGTTGCGGTTGCAGCCATTCGATCCACGCTCCTCGAGCGAAAGCGGTCGTTTTCGGACGGAAAACGACCCGGTTATCAAGATAATGAGACCAGCCGGTTCATGCGGCCCATATCCGTGCAGCTCTCCGAGCCCGGCGGACCATGAAAAAGGGCGGCGCCGGAGCGCCGCCTCTTGTTTACTTGGCGACTGCCGTCTCGCCACTTGAAGGTGCCGTGCGAGTATCGACATCGATGACGACGCTGAGGCCTGCCCGAAGACGACCGCTGTCCAGCACTTCCTGCGGGAAGGAGATGCGGACCGGGACGCGCTGGATGACCTTGGTGAAGTTGCCGGTGGCGTTTTCGGCCGGCAGCAGCGAGAAGACCGAACCGGATGCCGGAGCAAGCGACTCAACCGTACCGATGATCGGCTCTTCGTCGAAAGCATCAACATGGATGCGAACCTTGGAGCCCGGAACCATGTGGGCGATCTGCGTTTCCTTGAAGTTGGCGTCGATATAGAGCTGCGTGACCGGCACCAGGGCTGCGAGCCGCTGACCAGCCGAGACGAGGTCACCTTCCTGCACAGCAAGATTACCAACGATGCCGTCATACGGCGCCTTCAGGACGGTGAAGCCGAGGTCACGCTCTGCCTTGTCGCGGGCAAGCTCAAGCGAACGGACCGTGCTTTCGGCTTCCGCGCGCTGGGCTTGGAGAACCGTGATGTTGGCCTTGGCTGCTGCGATATTGGCATCGCCACCGATCAGATTGGCCTTGGCCTGGTCCAGGGCGACATCAGCCGTGTCCTTGGCAGCAACCGTACCAACGGCCTTCGACTGAAGGTCGCTGGCGCGCTTCTGGTTGGTTTCGGCACCACGAACAGCCGCTTCAAGTGCCACCTTTGATGCCTCTGCCTGGGCAAGGCTCGCATTGGCGCCGGCAATCTGGGCATCGAAGCGCTTGAGCGACAGCTTTTCCGTCGTGATCTGGGCTTCGGCCTGTTCAGCCGCTATTCTGTAGTCACCGTTGTCGATTGTGATCAGCGGGTCGCCCGCTTTCACGCGTTGGTTGGCGATGACATCGACCTTCTCAACATAACCGGAAACCTTCGGCGAGATCGACGTGATATCACCTTCGATATAGGCGTCGTCGGTGGAGATCAGGAAGCGACCATCCGTCCACCAGTCGTAACCATACCAGCCGCCACCGGCCAGCAAGGCGAGACCAACGATTGGCAGCAGGAAGGAGCGGCGCTTCGGCTTGACAGGCGCGCC
This genomic stretch from Pararhizobium capsulatum DSM 1112 harbors:
- a CDS encoding HlyD family secretion protein; protein product: MSVSKKTGAAHVRPVDEEFNAENEVETAAPEAKDTAAPVVEAATTPAATGAPVKPKRRSFLLPIVGLALLAGGGWYGYDWWTDGRFLISTDDAYIEGDITSISPKVSGYVEKVDVIANQRVKAGDPLITIDNGDYRIAAEQAEAQITTEKLSLKRFDAQIAGANASLAQAEASKVALEAAVRGAETNQKRASDLQSKAVGTVAAKDTADVALDQAKANLIGGDANIAAAKANITVLQAQRAEAESTVRSLELARDKAERDLGFTVLKAPYDGIVGNLAVQEGDLVSAGQRLAALVPVTQLYIDANFKETQIAHMVPGSKVRIHVDAFDEEPIIGTVESLAPASGSVFSLLPAENATGNFTKVIQRVPVRISFPQEVLDSGRLRAGLSVVIDVDTRTAPSSGETAVAK